Proteins from a genomic interval of Gossypium hirsutum isolate 1008001.06 chromosome A09, Gossypium_hirsutum_v2.1, whole genome shotgun sequence:
- the LOC107889234 gene encoding ubiquitin carboxyl-terminal hydrolase 8 produces MVGLPSEDSSDSTYRVDSDDEGNNNNDISNNDDQRVYFVPFRWWKDAQDSTSSESDSKKGILYTATSGTSYAGPMKLINNIFNSDLAFNLRKEEESSLHNGENGEVGVSGRDYALVPGEMWLQALKWHSDAKVAAKGGKSFSAAEDDMADVYPLHLRLSIPRETNSLAVKISKKDNAVELFRRACKIFSIDSEQLRIWDFSGQTALYFVNERDRFLKDSQRQSDQEILLELQVYGLSDSMKCREGRKDEMLGHPANCSSDAPVLSNGCNGTTNSNFGSTSASIFCGRSGEAGSLGLTGLQNLGNTCFMNSAIQCLAHTPKVVDYFLGDYTREINPDNPLGMKGEIASAFGDLLRKLWAPGATPVAPRTFKSKLARFAPQFSGFNQHDSQELLAFLLDGLHEDLNRVKSKPYVEMKDSEGRQDEEVADEYWQNHIARNDSIIVDVCQGQYKSTLVCPQCKKVSVTFDPFMYLSLPLPSTTSRTMTVTVISTDGTFQPAPFTITVPKSGKLEDLIQALSIACSLGADENLLVAEIYNHRIIRYLEELSDSLSLIRDDDTLVAYRLNKDIEKAPLVVFMHQQMEEQYMLGKLTSSWKTFGIPLVARLSNVVTGSDIHGLYLKLLNSFQTQAEDVLEDNDTSESTAVEAISLKEHDASSPTSNGIEKPRDANGVSALSEAKLQLYITDDKGIVKESQILMAEAIPAAGMSRRLHVLVPWPEKYVKQYDTQLLGSLPQIFKSCFFAKRPQESVSLYKCLQAFLMEEPLGPEDMWYCPRCKEHHQASKKLDLWRLPEIVVIHLKRFSYNRFLKNKLETYVDFPIDNLDLSNYIGSRNGELSNRYMLYAVSNHYGSMGGGHYTAFVHHGGGQWYEFDDSHVFPISLEKIKTSAAYLLFYRRVVE; encoded by the exons ATGGTGGGTCTCCCTTCTGAGGATTCCTCAGATTCCACTTACCGAGTCGACTCAGACGACGAGGGCAACAACAACAACGACATCAGCAACAATGATGACCAGCGAGTTTACTTTGTGCCCTTCAG GTGGTGGAAGGATGCACAGGATTCAACTTCAAGCGAATCTGATTCGAAGAAGGGGATTTTGTATACAGCTACATCAGGAACCTCGTATGCGGGTCCCATGAAGTTAATCAACAACATTTTCAACTCAGATCTTGCTTTCAATTTAAGGAAGGAAGAGGAGAGTTCTTTGCACAATGGTGAAAATGGAGAGGTTGGTGTTTCAGGAAGGGACTATGCATTGGTTCCTGGTGAAATGTGGTTGCAGGCTCTTAAGTG GCATAGCGATGCTAAAGTTGCAGCAAAAGGTGGAAAAAGCTTTTCAGCTGCTGAAGATGACATGGCGGATGTGTATCCCTTACATCTAAGACTTTCTATTCCAAGGGAAACGAATTCGTTGGCAGTAAAAATTAGCAAAAAG GACAATGCAGTGGAACTTTTCAGAAGAGCATGCAAAATCTTTAGTATAGATTCTGAGCAg TTACGCATTTGGGACTTTTCCGGGCAGACAGCTCTATATTTTGTGAATGAGAGAGATAGATTTCTCAAAGATTCTCAACGCCAATCAGATCAGGAG ATTCTCCTGGAGTTGCAAGTCTATGGGTTGTCAGATTCCATGAAATGTAGGGAGGGGAGAAAAGATGAAATGTTAGGACATCCAGCAAATTGCTCTTCTGATGCTCCAGTCTTGTCAAATGGTTGCAATGGCACTACAAATTCCAATTTTGGCAGCACAAGTGCTTCAATATTCTGTGGACGATCTGGAGAAGCTGGTTCTTTGGGATTAACTGGATTACAAAATCTTGGGAACACTTGTTTCATGAACAGTGCCATTCAGTGCTTGGCTCATACACCAAAGGTGGTTGATTATTTTCTTGGAGATTATACTAGAGAAATAAATCCCGACAATCCTTTGGGAATGAAA GGTGAGATTGCTTCAGCCTTCGGGGATCTGTTGAGGAAGTTATGGGCCCCTGGAGCAACCCCTGTGGCACCGAGAACATTTAAGTCAAAGCTTGCTCGTTTTGCTCCTCAGTTTAGTGGCTTCAATCAGCATGATTCTCAA GAACTTCTTGCATTTTTGTTGGATGGACTTCATGAGGATCTCAACCGTGTGAAAAGTAAGCCTTATGTTGAAATGAAGGACAGCGAAGGTCGCCAAGATGAAGAAGTAGCTGATGAGTATTGGCAAAATCACATCGCTCGCAATGATTCTATCATCGTTGATGTGTGCCAA GGTCAGTATAAATCAACTTTAGTTTGTCCACAATGCAAAAAGGTTTCTGTAACGTTTGATCCATTCATGTACCTGTCACTACCTCTACCATCAACAACTTCGCGAACAATGACTGTAACTGTCATCAGTACTGATGGAACCTTTCAACCAGCCCCATTTACAATTACTGTCCCAAAGAGTGGGAAACTTGAAGACCTTATACAGGCTCTCAGTATTGCTTGTTCTTTGGGGGCTGATGAGAACCTTCTGGTGGCAGAG ATATACAACCACCGAATTATACGTTATCTTGAAGAGCTTTCTGATTCGTTATCCTTGATTAGAGACGATGACACGCTGGTTGCTTATCGATTAAATAAAGACATTGAGAAAGCTCCTTTAGTTGTGTTTATGCATCAGCAGATGGAGGA GCAGTATATGCTTGGGAAACTGACTTCAAGTTGGAAAACATTTGGAATTCCTCTTGTAGCAAGGCTTTCTAATGTTGTCACTGGGTCTGACATCCATGGTCTATATCTCAAATTACTAAATTCATTTCAGACACAGGCTGAAGATGTCTTAGAAGACAATGATACCTCTGAGAGTACTGCAGTTGAAGCCATTTCTCTGAAAGAGCATGATGCATCATCTCCGACTTCAAACGGCATTGAAAAGCCTCGCGATGCAAATGGGGTTTCTGCACTCTCAGAGGCTAAATTACAACTTTACATAACAGATGACAAGGGAATAGTCAAGGAATCCCAGATACTTATGGCTGAAGCAATACCAGCTGCTGGCATGTCTAGAAGGTTACATGTGCTCGTTCCTTGGCCAGAAAAATATGTTAAACAGTATGATACACAGCTTCTTGGCTCTTTACCGCAGATTTTTAAGTCCTGCTTTTTTGCTAAGCGACCTCAGGAATCTGTTTCTCTTTATAAATGTCTTCAAGCATTCTTAATGGAGGAGCCACTTGGGCCAGAAGATATGTG GTACTGTCCACGCTGCAAAGAGCACCATCAAGCCAGTAAAAAGTTGGATCTTTGGAGGCTGCCTGAGATTGTGGTTATTCATTTAAAACGATTTTCTTATAATCGATTCTTGAAAAACAAGCTGGAGACATATGTTGACTTCCCCATTGACAATCTTGATTTGTCAAATTATATTGGCTCTAGGAATGGCGAGTTATCTAATCGTTACATGCTTTATGCTGTCAGTAACCACTATGGAAGTATGGGAGGTGGTCACTATACTGCATTTGTCCAT CATGGGGGTGGACAATGGTATGAGTTCGATGATAGTCATGTTTTTCCCATCAGCCTGGAGAAGATAAAGACATCTGCTGCTTATCTTCTTTTCTACAGAAGAGTTGTAGAATAA